In the Oryzias latipes chromosome 23, ASM223467v1 genome, one interval contains:
- the timp3 gene encoding metalloproteinase inhibitor 3 precursor (The RefSeq protein has 1 non-frameshifting indel compared to this genomic sequence), with protein MRAVSVNLISLLFLYCSLHAPHMTEGCSCAMTHPQDAFCNSDIVIRAKVVGKKFVTVGPFGTIRYTVKQIKMYKGFDKIQHVQHIYTHASESLCGVKFDINKYQYLITGRVYDGKVYTGLCNLNERWERMSLAQKKGINHHYQLGCGCRIKPCHYLPCFVTSKNECLWTDMLTHFGYPGYQSRHYACIQQKEGYCSWYRGTSNRDRTTTNATDP; from the exons ATGCGAGCCGTCAATCTGATCAGCCTGCTGTTCCTTTACTGCAGCCTGCACGCGCCGCACATGACAGAGGGCTGCTCGTGCGCTATGACGCACCCGCAGGACGCCTTCTGCAACTCCGACATAG TGATTCGAGCAAAAGTGGTGGGTAAGAAGTTTGTGACAGTGGGGCCTTTTGGAACGATACGCTACACAGTGAAGCAGATTAAG ATGTACAAAGGATTTGACAAAATCCAGCACGTCCAGCACATATACACACACGCCTCTGAGAGCCTGTGTGGCGTCAAATTTGACATCAACAAGTACCAGTACCTCATCACAG GTCGTGTGTATGATGGCAAGGTCTACACTGGACTGTGTAACTTGAATGAGCGGTGGGAGCGGATGTCGTTGGCACAGAAGAAGGGCATCAACCATCATTACCAGCTGGGCTGTGGATGCAGG ATCAAGCCCTGCCACTACCTGCCCTGCTTCGTGACCTCTAAGAACGAGTGCCTATGGACGGACATGCTAACCCACTTTGGCTATCCTGGCTACCAGTCCCGGCACTATGCTTGCATCCAGCAGAAGGAGGGTTACTGCAGCTGGTACCGAGGCACGAGCAACCGTGACAGAACCACCACCAATGCCACCGATCCCTGA